In a single window of the Lagenorhynchus albirostris chromosome 19, mLagAlb1.1, whole genome shotgun sequence genome:
- the ALDH16A1 gene encoding aldehyde dehydrogenase family 16 member A1 isoform X2: protein MRIGENLASCLQAQTEDVAGAVEAARTSLENWSTQPGAFRAQHLTRLAKMIQKHQRLLWTLESLVTGRAIREVRDRDVPLAQQLLQHHAVQAHTQEEALAGWEPLGVIGLILPPTFCFLEMMWRICPALAVGCTVVVLVPPASPTPLLVAQLAGELGQFPGILNVISGPASLGPVLASQPGVQKVAFCGAIEDGRALRRALAGQGPELGLALGAESLLLLMETADVDSAVEGVVDAAWSDRSPGGLRLLIQESVWDETMRRLQARMGRLRGGRGLDGAVDMGARGAAARDLAQRYVREAQSQGAQVFQAGSMPPDSPFFPPSLISDLPPASPCSQAEVPWPLVVASPFRTAKEALAVANWTPRGGSASIWSERLGQALELAYGLQMGTVWINAHGLRDPAVPTGGCKESGSSWHGGPDGLYEYLRPSGTPTCLPYLSENLNYDTFGLAVPSTLPAGPETGLSPAPPYGLFVGGRFQAPGARSSRPIRDSQGNLHGYVAEGGAKDIRGAVEAAHQAVPGWVGQSPGARAALLWALAAALQCRESTLVSRLERHGVELEVAKAEVELSVRRLRAWGARIQTQGCTLQVAGLKGPVLRLQEPLGVLAIVCPEEWPLLAFVSLLAPALAHGNTVVLVPSGACPIPALEVCQDMATLLPGGLVNVVTGDRDHLTRCLALHQDIQALWYFGSAQGSQFVEWASAGNLKPVWVNRGCPRAWDQDAEGAGPELGLRAARTKALWLPMGD from the exons ATGCGCATTG GAGAGAACTTGGCCAGTTGCCTCCAGGCACAGACGGAGGATGTGGCAGGAGCCGTGGAGGCTGCCAGGACCTCGTTGGAGAACTGGAGCACACAGCCTGGAGCCTTTCGGGCCCAGCATCTGACCAG GCTGGCCAAGATGATCCAGAAGCACCAGCGGCTGCTGTGGACCCTGGAGTCCCTGGTTACTGGACGGGCCATTCGAGAAGTTCGAGACAGGGATGTCCCTCTGGCCCAGCAGCTGCTCCAGCACCATGCAGTCCAGGCACACACCCAGGAGGAGGCGCTGGCAGGCTGGGAACCCCTGG GAGTGATTGGTCTCATCTTGCCACCCACATTCTGCTTCCTTGAGATGATGTGGAGGATTTGCCCTGCCCTGGCTGTGG GCTGCACGGTGGTGGTCCTCGTGCCCCCAGCCTCTCCGACGCCCCTCCTTGTGGCCCAGCTGGCAGGGGAGCTAGGCCAGTTCCCAGGAATCCTCAATGTGATCAGTGGCCCTGCCTCCCTGGGGCCTGTCCTGGCCTCACAGCCTGGAGTCCAGAAGGTGGCCTTCTGTGGAGCCATCGAG GATGGTCGTGCCCTACGGCGGGCCCTGGCGGGCCAGGGTCCCGAGCTGGGCCTGGCACTGGGGGCTGAGTCGCTGCTGCTACTGATGGAGACGGCGGATGTGGACTCGGCCGTGGAGGGCGTCGTGGATGCAGCCTGGTCTGACCGCAGCCCG GGGGGACTCAGACTTCTCATCCAGGAGTCCGTGTGGGATGAGACAATGAGGCGGCTCCAGGCGCGGATGGGGCGGCTTCGCGGTGGCCGAGGGCTAGACGGAGCCGTGGACATGGGGGCCCGGGGAGCTGCTGCACGTGACCTGGCCCAGCGCTATGTGCGCGAGGCCCAGAGCCAGGGTGCACAG GTCTTCCAGGCTGGCAGTATGCCTCCAGACAGCCCATTCTTTCCCCCATCCTTGATCTCTGacctccctccagcctctccaTGTAGTCAGGCAGAG GTTCCGTGGCCTCTGGTCGTGGCCTCCCCTTTCCGTACTGCTAAGGAGGCGCTGGCCGTGGCCAACTGGACGCCCCGAGGAGGCAGTGCCAGCATATGGAGTGAGAGACTGGGGCAGGCCCTGGAGCTGGCCTACGG gctCCAGATGGGCACGGTCTGGATCAATGCCCACGGCCTCAGAGACCCTGCAGTGCCAACAGGTGGCTGCAAGGAGAGTGGGTCTTCCTGGCACGGGGGGCCAGAT GGTCTGTATGAGTATCTGCGGCCCTCAGGGACCCCTACCTGCCTGCCCTACCTGTCGGAGAATCTGAACTATGACACCTTTGGccttgctgttccctccaccctACCAGCTGGGCCTGAAACAGGGCTTAG CCCAGCACCCCCCTATGGGCTCTTTGTGGGAGGCCGTTTCCAGGCTCCTGGGGCCCGGAGCTCCAGGCCCATCCGGGATTCGCAGGGCAATCTCCATGGCTACGTGGCTGAGGGTGGAGCCAAGGATATCCGAGGTGCCGTGGAGGCTGCTCACCAGGCTGTCCCTGG CTGGGTGGGCCAGTCGCCAGGGGCCCGAGCAGCCCTACTATGGGCCCTGGCGGCCGCACTGCAATGCCGAGAGTCCACCCTGGTCTCGAGGCTGGAGAGGCATGGAGTGGAGCTCGAGGTCGCCAAGGCGGAGGTGGAGCTGAGCGTGAGGCGGCTTCGGGCATGGGGGGCCCGCATCCAGACCCAAGGCTGCACCCTGCAG GTAGCAGGGCTGAAAGGCCCCGTGCTTCGGCTGCAGGAACCTCTGGGTGTGCTGGCTATTGTGTGCCcggaagagtggcccctgcttgccttCGTGTCTCTGCTGGCCCCTGCTCTGGCCCACGGCAACACTGTGGTCTTGGTGCCCAGCGGGGCCTGTCCCATCCCTGCCTTGGAGGTCTGCCAG GATATGGCCACCTTGTTGCCAGGGGGCCTGGTGAATGTGGTGACAGGAGACCGGGACCACCTGACCCGCTGCCTGGCCTTGCACCAGGACATCCAGGCCCTGTGGTATTTCGGATCTGCCCAG GGCTCCCAGTTTGTGGAATGGGCCTCAGCAGGAAACCTCAAGCCCGTGTGGGTGAACAGAGGCTGCCCGCGGGCCTGGGATCAGGACGCCGAGGGGGCAGGCCCAGAGCTGGGGCTGCGGGCAGCACGGACCAAGGCCCTGTGGCTGCCCATGGGGGACTGA
- the ALDH16A1 gene encoding aldehyde dehydrogenase family 16 member A1 isoform X1: MAATRTGSRACEIFTTLEYGPVPESHACALAWLDTQDRHLGHYVNGRWLKPEHRSSVPCQDPITGENLASCLQAQTEDVAGAVEAARTSLENWSTQPGAFRAQHLTRLAKMIQKHQRLLWTLESLVTGRAIREVRDRDVPLAQQLLQHHAVQAHTQEEALAGWEPLGVIGLILPPTFCFLEMMWRICPALAVGCTVVVLVPPASPTPLLVAQLAGELGQFPGILNVISGPASLGPVLASQPGVQKVAFCGAIEDGRALRRALAGQGPELGLALGAESLLLLMETADVDSAVEGVVDAAWSDRSPGGLRLLIQESVWDETMRRLQARMGRLRGGRGLDGAVDMGARGAAARDLAQRYVREAQSQGAQVFQAGSMPPDSPFFPPSLISDLPPASPCSQAEVPWPLVVASPFRTAKEALAVANWTPRGGSASIWSERLGQALELAYGLQMGTVWINAHGLRDPAVPTGGCKESGSSWHGGPDGLYEYLRPSGTPTCLPYLSENLNYDTFGLAVPSTLPAGPETGLSPAPPYGLFVGGRFQAPGARSSRPIRDSQGNLHGYVAEGGAKDIRGAVEAAHQAVPGWVGQSPGARAALLWALAAALQCRESTLVSRLERHGVELEVAKAEVELSVRRLRAWGARIQTQGCTLQVAGLKGPVLRLQEPLGVLAIVCPEEWPLLAFVSLLAPALAHGNTVVLVPSGACPIPALEVCQDMATLLPGGLVNVVTGDRDHLTRCLALHQDIQALWYFGSAQGSQFVEWASAGNLKPVWVNRGCPRAWDQDAEGAGPELGLRAARTKALWLPMGD; this comes from the exons ATGGCTGCGACGCGCACAGGATCCCGCGCCTGCGAGATCTTCACCACGCTGGAATACGGACCGGTGCCGGAGAGCCACGCATGCGCATTG gcctggctggACACCCAGGACCGGCACTTGGGTCACTATGTTAACGGACGGTGGTTAAAGCCTGAACACAGGAGTTCAGTGCCTTGCCAGGATCCCATCACAG GAGAGAACTTGGCCAGTTGCCTCCAGGCACAGACGGAGGATGTGGCAGGAGCCGTGGAGGCTGCCAGGACCTCGTTGGAGAACTGGAGCACACAGCCTGGAGCCTTTCGGGCCCAGCATCTGACCAG GCTGGCCAAGATGATCCAGAAGCACCAGCGGCTGCTGTGGACCCTGGAGTCCCTGGTTACTGGACGGGCCATTCGAGAAGTTCGAGACAGGGATGTCCCTCTGGCCCAGCAGCTGCTCCAGCACCATGCAGTCCAGGCACACACCCAGGAGGAGGCGCTGGCAGGCTGGGAACCCCTGG GAGTGATTGGTCTCATCTTGCCACCCACATTCTGCTTCCTTGAGATGATGTGGAGGATTTGCCCTGCCCTGGCTGTGG GCTGCACGGTGGTGGTCCTCGTGCCCCCAGCCTCTCCGACGCCCCTCCTTGTGGCCCAGCTGGCAGGGGAGCTAGGCCAGTTCCCAGGAATCCTCAATGTGATCAGTGGCCCTGCCTCCCTGGGGCCTGTCCTGGCCTCACAGCCTGGAGTCCAGAAGGTGGCCTTCTGTGGAGCCATCGAG GATGGTCGTGCCCTACGGCGGGCCCTGGCGGGCCAGGGTCCCGAGCTGGGCCTGGCACTGGGGGCTGAGTCGCTGCTGCTACTGATGGAGACGGCGGATGTGGACTCGGCCGTGGAGGGCGTCGTGGATGCAGCCTGGTCTGACCGCAGCCCG GGGGGACTCAGACTTCTCATCCAGGAGTCCGTGTGGGATGAGACAATGAGGCGGCTCCAGGCGCGGATGGGGCGGCTTCGCGGTGGCCGAGGGCTAGACGGAGCCGTGGACATGGGGGCCCGGGGAGCTGCTGCACGTGACCTGGCCCAGCGCTATGTGCGCGAGGCCCAGAGCCAGGGTGCACAG GTCTTCCAGGCTGGCAGTATGCCTCCAGACAGCCCATTCTTTCCCCCATCCTTGATCTCTGacctccctccagcctctccaTGTAGTCAGGCAGAG GTTCCGTGGCCTCTGGTCGTGGCCTCCCCTTTCCGTACTGCTAAGGAGGCGCTGGCCGTGGCCAACTGGACGCCCCGAGGAGGCAGTGCCAGCATATGGAGTGAGAGACTGGGGCAGGCCCTGGAGCTGGCCTACGG gctCCAGATGGGCACGGTCTGGATCAATGCCCACGGCCTCAGAGACCCTGCAGTGCCAACAGGTGGCTGCAAGGAGAGTGGGTCTTCCTGGCACGGGGGGCCAGAT GGTCTGTATGAGTATCTGCGGCCCTCAGGGACCCCTACCTGCCTGCCCTACCTGTCGGAGAATCTGAACTATGACACCTTTGGccttgctgttccctccaccctACCAGCTGGGCCTGAAACAGGGCTTAG CCCAGCACCCCCCTATGGGCTCTTTGTGGGAGGCCGTTTCCAGGCTCCTGGGGCCCGGAGCTCCAGGCCCATCCGGGATTCGCAGGGCAATCTCCATGGCTACGTGGCTGAGGGTGGAGCCAAGGATATCCGAGGTGCCGTGGAGGCTGCTCACCAGGCTGTCCCTGG CTGGGTGGGCCAGTCGCCAGGGGCCCGAGCAGCCCTACTATGGGCCCTGGCGGCCGCACTGCAATGCCGAGAGTCCACCCTGGTCTCGAGGCTGGAGAGGCATGGAGTGGAGCTCGAGGTCGCCAAGGCGGAGGTGGAGCTGAGCGTGAGGCGGCTTCGGGCATGGGGGGCCCGCATCCAGACCCAAGGCTGCACCCTGCAG GTAGCAGGGCTGAAAGGCCCCGTGCTTCGGCTGCAGGAACCTCTGGGTGTGCTGGCTATTGTGTGCCcggaagagtggcccctgcttgccttCGTGTCTCTGCTGGCCCCTGCTCTGGCCCACGGCAACACTGTGGTCTTGGTGCCCAGCGGGGCCTGTCCCATCCCTGCCTTGGAGGTCTGCCAG GATATGGCCACCTTGTTGCCAGGGGGCCTGGTGAATGTGGTGACAGGAGACCGGGACCACCTGACCCGCTGCCTGGCCTTGCACCAGGACATCCAGGCCCTGTGGTATTTCGGATCTGCCCAG GGCTCCCAGTTTGTGGAATGGGCCTCAGCAGGAAACCTCAAGCCCGTGTGGGTGAACAGAGGCTGCCCGCGGGCCTGGGATCAGGACGCCGAGGGGGCAGGCCCAGAGCTGGGGCTGCGGGCAGCACGGACCAAGGCCCTGTGGCTGCCCATGGGGGACTGA
- the ALDH16A1 gene encoding aldehyde dehydrogenase family 16 member A1 isoform X4: protein MIQKHQRLLWTLESLVTGRAIREVRDRDVPLAQQLLQHHAVQAHTQEEALAGWEPLGVIGLILPPTFCFLEMMWRICPALAVGCTVVVLVPPASPTPLLVAQLAGELGQFPGILNVISGPASLGPVLASQPGVQKVAFCGAIEDGRALRRALAGQGPELGLALGAESLLLLMETADVDSAVEGVVDAAWSDRSPGGLRLLIQESVWDETMRRLQARMGRLRGGRGLDGAVDMGARGAAARDLAQRYVREAQSQGAQVFQAGSMPPDSPFFPPSLISDLPPASPCSQAEVPWPLVVASPFRTAKEALAVANWTPRGGSASIWSERLGQALELAYGLQMGTVWINAHGLRDPAVPTGGCKESGSSWHGGPDGLYEYLRPSGTPTCLPYLSENLNYDTFGLAVPSTLPAGPETGLSPAPPYGLFVGGRFQAPGARSSRPIRDSQGNLHGYVAEGGAKDIRGAVEAAHQAVPGWVGQSPGARAALLWALAAALQCRESTLVSRLERHGVELEVAKAEVELSVRRLRAWGARIQTQGCTLQVAGLKGPVLRLQEPLGVLAIVCPEEWPLLAFVSLLAPALAHGNTVVLVPSGACPIPALEVCQDMATLLPGGLVNVVTGDRDHLTRCLALHQDIQALWYFGSAQGSQFVEWASAGNLKPVWVNRGCPRAWDQDAEGAGPELGLRAARTKALWLPMGD from the exons ATGATCCAGAAGCACCAGCGGCTGCTGTGGACCCTGGAGTCCCTGGTTACTGGACGGGCCATTCGAGAAGTTCGAGACAGGGATGTCCCTCTGGCCCAGCAGCTGCTCCAGCACCATGCAGTCCAGGCACACACCCAGGAGGAGGCGCTGGCAGGCTGGGAACCCCTGG GAGTGATTGGTCTCATCTTGCCACCCACATTCTGCTTCCTTGAGATGATGTGGAGGATTTGCCCTGCCCTGGCTGTGG GCTGCACGGTGGTGGTCCTCGTGCCCCCAGCCTCTCCGACGCCCCTCCTTGTGGCCCAGCTGGCAGGGGAGCTAGGCCAGTTCCCAGGAATCCTCAATGTGATCAGTGGCCCTGCCTCCCTGGGGCCTGTCCTGGCCTCACAGCCTGGAGTCCAGAAGGTGGCCTTCTGTGGAGCCATCGAG GATGGTCGTGCCCTACGGCGGGCCCTGGCGGGCCAGGGTCCCGAGCTGGGCCTGGCACTGGGGGCTGAGTCGCTGCTGCTACTGATGGAGACGGCGGATGTGGACTCGGCCGTGGAGGGCGTCGTGGATGCAGCCTGGTCTGACCGCAGCCCG GGGGGACTCAGACTTCTCATCCAGGAGTCCGTGTGGGATGAGACAATGAGGCGGCTCCAGGCGCGGATGGGGCGGCTTCGCGGTGGCCGAGGGCTAGACGGAGCCGTGGACATGGGGGCCCGGGGAGCTGCTGCACGTGACCTGGCCCAGCGCTATGTGCGCGAGGCCCAGAGCCAGGGTGCACAG GTCTTCCAGGCTGGCAGTATGCCTCCAGACAGCCCATTCTTTCCCCCATCCTTGATCTCTGacctccctccagcctctccaTGTAGTCAGGCAGAG GTTCCGTGGCCTCTGGTCGTGGCCTCCCCTTTCCGTACTGCTAAGGAGGCGCTGGCCGTGGCCAACTGGACGCCCCGAGGAGGCAGTGCCAGCATATGGAGTGAGAGACTGGGGCAGGCCCTGGAGCTGGCCTACGG gctCCAGATGGGCACGGTCTGGATCAATGCCCACGGCCTCAGAGACCCTGCAGTGCCAACAGGTGGCTGCAAGGAGAGTGGGTCTTCCTGGCACGGGGGGCCAGAT GGTCTGTATGAGTATCTGCGGCCCTCAGGGACCCCTACCTGCCTGCCCTACCTGTCGGAGAATCTGAACTATGACACCTTTGGccttgctgttccctccaccctACCAGCTGGGCCTGAAACAGGGCTTAG CCCAGCACCCCCCTATGGGCTCTTTGTGGGAGGCCGTTTCCAGGCTCCTGGGGCCCGGAGCTCCAGGCCCATCCGGGATTCGCAGGGCAATCTCCATGGCTACGTGGCTGAGGGTGGAGCCAAGGATATCCGAGGTGCCGTGGAGGCTGCTCACCAGGCTGTCCCTGG CTGGGTGGGCCAGTCGCCAGGGGCCCGAGCAGCCCTACTATGGGCCCTGGCGGCCGCACTGCAATGCCGAGAGTCCACCCTGGTCTCGAGGCTGGAGAGGCATGGAGTGGAGCTCGAGGTCGCCAAGGCGGAGGTGGAGCTGAGCGTGAGGCGGCTTCGGGCATGGGGGGCCCGCATCCAGACCCAAGGCTGCACCCTGCAG GTAGCAGGGCTGAAAGGCCCCGTGCTTCGGCTGCAGGAACCTCTGGGTGTGCTGGCTATTGTGTGCCcggaagagtggcccctgcttgccttCGTGTCTCTGCTGGCCCCTGCTCTGGCCCACGGCAACACTGTGGTCTTGGTGCCCAGCGGGGCCTGTCCCATCCCTGCCTTGGAGGTCTGCCAG GATATGGCCACCTTGTTGCCAGGGGGCCTGGTGAATGTGGTGACAGGAGACCGGGACCACCTGACCCGCTGCCTGGCCTTGCACCAGGACATCCAGGCCCTGTGGTATTTCGGATCTGCCCAG GGCTCCCAGTTTGTGGAATGGGCCTCAGCAGGAAACCTCAAGCCCGTGTGGGTGAACAGAGGCTGCCCGCGGGCCTGGGATCAGGACGCCGAGGGGGCAGGCCCAGAGCTGGGGCTGCGGGCAGCACGGACCAAGGCCCTGTGGCTGCCCATGGGGGACTGA
- the ALDH16A1 gene encoding aldehyde dehydrogenase family 16 member A1 isoform X3, whose product MGHRLAKMIQKHQRLLWTLESLVTGRAIREVRDRDVPLAQQLLQHHAVQAHTQEEALAGWEPLGVIGLILPPTFCFLEMMWRICPALAVGCTVVVLVPPASPTPLLVAQLAGELGQFPGILNVISGPASLGPVLASQPGVQKVAFCGAIEDGRALRRALAGQGPELGLALGAESLLLLMETADVDSAVEGVVDAAWSDRSPGGLRLLIQESVWDETMRRLQARMGRLRGGRGLDGAVDMGARGAAARDLAQRYVREAQSQGAQVFQAGSMPPDSPFFPPSLISDLPPASPCSQAEVPWPLVVASPFRTAKEALAVANWTPRGGSASIWSERLGQALELAYGLQMGTVWINAHGLRDPAVPTGGCKESGSSWHGGPDGLYEYLRPSGTPTCLPYLSENLNYDTFGLAVPSTLPAGPETGLSPAPPYGLFVGGRFQAPGARSSRPIRDSQGNLHGYVAEGGAKDIRGAVEAAHQAVPGWVGQSPGARAALLWALAAALQCRESTLVSRLERHGVELEVAKAEVELSVRRLRAWGARIQTQGCTLQVAGLKGPVLRLQEPLGVLAIVCPEEWPLLAFVSLLAPALAHGNTVVLVPSGACPIPALEVCQDMATLLPGGLVNVVTGDRDHLTRCLALHQDIQALWYFGSAQGSQFVEWASAGNLKPVWVNRGCPRAWDQDAEGAGPELGLRAARTKALWLPMGD is encoded by the exons atggggcacag GCTGGCCAAGATGATCCAGAAGCACCAGCGGCTGCTGTGGACCCTGGAGTCCCTGGTTACTGGACGGGCCATTCGAGAAGTTCGAGACAGGGATGTCCCTCTGGCCCAGCAGCTGCTCCAGCACCATGCAGTCCAGGCACACACCCAGGAGGAGGCGCTGGCAGGCTGGGAACCCCTGG GAGTGATTGGTCTCATCTTGCCACCCACATTCTGCTTCCTTGAGATGATGTGGAGGATTTGCCCTGCCCTGGCTGTGG GCTGCACGGTGGTGGTCCTCGTGCCCCCAGCCTCTCCGACGCCCCTCCTTGTGGCCCAGCTGGCAGGGGAGCTAGGCCAGTTCCCAGGAATCCTCAATGTGATCAGTGGCCCTGCCTCCCTGGGGCCTGTCCTGGCCTCACAGCCTGGAGTCCAGAAGGTGGCCTTCTGTGGAGCCATCGAG GATGGTCGTGCCCTACGGCGGGCCCTGGCGGGCCAGGGTCCCGAGCTGGGCCTGGCACTGGGGGCTGAGTCGCTGCTGCTACTGATGGAGACGGCGGATGTGGACTCGGCCGTGGAGGGCGTCGTGGATGCAGCCTGGTCTGACCGCAGCCCG GGGGGACTCAGACTTCTCATCCAGGAGTCCGTGTGGGATGAGACAATGAGGCGGCTCCAGGCGCGGATGGGGCGGCTTCGCGGTGGCCGAGGGCTAGACGGAGCCGTGGACATGGGGGCCCGGGGAGCTGCTGCACGTGACCTGGCCCAGCGCTATGTGCGCGAGGCCCAGAGCCAGGGTGCACAG GTCTTCCAGGCTGGCAGTATGCCTCCAGACAGCCCATTCTTTCCCCCATCCTTGATCTCTGacctccctccagcctctccaTGTAGTCAGGCAGAG GTTCCGTGGCCTCTGGTCGTGGCCTCCCCTTTCCGTACTGCTAAGGAGGCGCTGGCCGTGGCCAACTGGACGCCCCGAGGAGGCAGTGCCAGCATATGGAGTGAGAGACTGGGGCAGGCCCTGGAGCTGGCCTACGG gctCCAGATGGGCACGGTCTGGATCAATGCCCACGGCCTCAGAGACCCTGCAGTGCCAACAGGTGGCTGCAAGGAGAGTGGGTCTTCCTGGCACGGGGGGCCAGAT GGTCTGTATGAGTATCTGCGGCCCTCAGGGACCCCTACCTGCCTGCCCTACCTGTCGGAGAATCTGAACTATGACACCTTTGGccttgctgttccctccaccctACCAGCTGGGCCTGAAACAGGGCTTAG CCCAGCACCCCCCTATGGGCTCTTTGTGGGAGGCCGTTTCCAGGCTCCTGGGGCCCGGAGCTCCAGGCCCATCCGGGATTCGCAGGGCAATCTCCATGGCTACGTGGCTGAGGGTGGAGCCAAGGATATCCGAGGTGCCGTGGAGGCTGCTCACCAGGCTGTCCCTGG CTGGGTGGGCCAGTCGCCAGGGGCCCGAGCAGCCCTACTATGGGCCCTGGCGGCCGCACTGCAATGCCGAGAGTCCACCCTGGTCTCGAGGCTGGAGAGGCATGGAGTGGAGCTCGAGGTCGCCAAGGCGGAGGTGGAGCTGAGCGTGAGGCGGCTTCGGGCATGGGGGGCCCGCATCCAGACCCAAGGCTGCACCCTGCAG GTAGCAGGGCTGAAAGGCCCCGTGCTTCGGCTGCAGGAACCTCTGGGTGTGCTGGCTATTGTGTGCCcggaagagtggcccctgcttgccttCGTGTCTCTGCTGGCCCCTGCTCTGGCCCACGGCAACACTGTGGTCTTGGTGCCCAGCGGGGCCTGTCCCATCCCTGCCTTGGAGGTCTGCCAG GATATGGCCACCTTGTTGCCAGGGGGCCTGGTGAATGTGGTGACAGGAGACCGGGACCACCTGACCCGCTGCCTGGCCTTGCACCAGGACATCCAGGCCCTGTGGTATTTCGGATCTGCCCAG GGCTCCCAGTTTGTGGAATGGGCCTCAGCAGGAAACCTCAAGCCCGTGTGGGTGAACAGAGGCTGCCCGCGGGCCTGGGATCAGGACGCCGAGGGGGCAGGCCCAGAGCTGGGGCTGCGGGCAGCACGGACCAAGGCCCTGTGGCTGCCCATGGGGGACTGA